The region AGATTGCTGCAAATATTGCTCTTTCTTATAATTTCAAAAAAGGAAGTGATGATACTTACAAAGGAAAATTAACTGTTGGGTATTCCGGAAAATTCAAAGATGTAGATTACGACATGGAACAATATTCATTCTTCCCTGACAGAACTACAATCTCATTCCCGAAAGAAGACATACATCATGTAGACAACTATTTAGATCCTGCTCATTGGGGTTCATCTTACTCTAACAGAATCCACCAATTGTATACTGGTAATTTAGATATTAATGCTGCATTCCTAAATGTTCAATATGCTTTAACTGAAAGACTGAGTGTAATATTAGGTGCGAGATTAGAACAAGTAACTCAGAATGTTTTCTATATCACGACAACAGTTCCCGGAGGCGATAATTCTAATGATTCAAAGTTCAACATTTTACCAAGCTTAATTTCAAAATATACCCTGAACGACAAACAGAATTTGAAATTCTCAGCTAGTAAAACCTATACACTTCCTCAGTTTAAAGAAAAAGTGCCAATTATTTACGAAGATGTTGCACAAGCATACGAAGGAAACCCGAATTTATATGCTTCAACAAATTATAACTTCGATTTAGGATGGGAATTTTTCCCTAAAGCAGGAGAGTTAATTTCTGTAACTGCATTTGGAAAAATTATCCAAAATCCAATCAACGAAATGTTCCTTAACTCTTCTTCTAACGATATCTCTTATGCAAATACTGGTGATAAAGGAACAGTAGCAGGAGTTGAAGTAGAATTTAGAAAAGATCTTTTTGAGATTGAAAAAAATGATAATCTAAAAACAAAACTTTCTTTTGATGCAAACGGATCTTATTTATATACAAACCAGGATTTAAGTAACGATAAAGTAAATAATGAAAATGATTTTGGAGCAAACTTTACATTTACAGAAAGTAAATTAACAGGAGCTTCTAATTTCCTTGCAAATGCGAACTTATCTTTCTTAAATGAATTCTCAGAAAATAAAGATATTTCAGCAACAGTATCTTACTCTTATTTTTCAGACAAACTTGCCGTAATCGGAACTTCAAGAGTTGGAAACATGGTTGATAAAGCAGTAAACAAATTAGACTTTATCGTTAATACAAGTTTGACTAAAAGCTTAAAGCTGGGACTTATTTATAACAACATCCTGAACCCAACTTTCAAGCGTGTACAAGAACAAGGAAAAGTACCAGGAAAAGAATCTGTTGGTGACATCACAGTTACATCATACAAAGCAGGTTCAGATCTTAGACTTACTTTAAACTATACTTTCTAAAATAAAGATTTTCAATAAATTACAAAAGGTGATTAGTTCAAACTAGTCACCTTTTTTTTATCCAAAAAGGCAATGTAAATTTTACATTAAGACAATGCATTTTTGTCTCGATATACTTAATAGATTGTTAATATCGTCTTAACTCAGCAAAAACATACGTTTGTTTACTTTGCCTCAAATAAATAAAACAATTAAACACAACAAAAATGAAAAAAAGTTTATTTGCAATGGCTGCAATATTAGGACTTGCTTTAACAAGCTGTAGTTCTGATGATAACAAAAACACGAACAACAGTTCTTTTGTTTTAAAAGTTGACGATTTAAAAGGAGAAATTAAAGACGGTACAGTAACTTTAGACCCTACTCAAACTTATACTTTAACTGGAGGTTTAATCGTTAAAGGTGGAGCTACTTTAGTAATTCCTGCCGGAACCGTAATCAAAAGTTCTGCTACTGCAGAAGCAACTTCTTTATATATCGCTGTAGAAAGAAACGCTAAAATCAACATCAATGGTACTGCTGCTAAACCAGTTGTTATGACTTCTGGAAAAGCAACTCCTGCTCAAAGTGACTGGGGTGGATTAATCATTGCTGGTAACGGTAAAGTAAACACTGGAGACAATGGTACTTCTGAAGTAGGTGGTTTAAGCTACGGAGGTAATGACAACACAGATTCTTCTGGAAACATTAACTTCTTGAAAATTTCTTACACAGGTTCTAAATATACTGCTGAAAAAGAATACAATGGAGTTTCTTTCTTCGGAGTTGGTTCTGGAACTGTAGTATCTGATATCTACACTTTCGAAAGTGGTGATGATGCAATTGAGTTCTTCGGAGGAGCTGTAAACGCTACTAACTTAGTAATGATCAACTCTTATGATGATTCATTAGATTTCGCTGACGGATGGCAAGGTACTGCTACAAATGTTTACATTAGCGGTGTTACTAAAGCTGGTGTTGAAGGATCTACTAACGCTAAAGATCCTAGTGGAGCTGTTCCAATGACAAATGCTAAAATCAACAACATCTCTATCGTTAAAGGTGGTGCTTCTTTCTTAGCTGACGAAAAAGCTATCAACTACAAAGAAGGTGGTGGAAAACAAACTTACACAAACTTATACGTTGCTAACGGAATGCCTGCAGATCTTGTAAAATTATCTACAGATGCTGGTGTAACTGCTAACTTAGCTGCTGGTAACTTTACTATCACAAACTACACTTTCGGAGCTTCTATCACTAACTTAGCTGGTCCTAAATTAGCTGGAACAACTACTGGTGCAACTGGTGCTGGTGCTGGTGCTGATTTGCCAACATGGGCTAACTGGACTAAATAATTAAAAGTTCAATACCAAAATAAAAAAAGCTGTCTGAAAATGTTTTCAGACAGCTTTTTCATTTTTAGTATATTTTACTCTGAAAATATACTTTTGCTCTAGTAATAACTTCGAGCACAAAATGTTAAAAAATATCCTAAATTTCAGGATATTTTTTTTTGGCGTACTTTTTGTAATTTTTTTTGTATATTTACGATATCCAAATACACGCGATGGCAAAAAACTACTTTTATATTACTTTCTTATTGGCATTTTTCTTTACTGTAAGCGTTTCAGCGCAAGACAGCAAGCAATTACCAAAACCTCAGGAATCTACATCTATTGAGGGTCTCAGCTTGTACCCTAACCCTGTTACAAATGGAAAAGTGTATATCTCTTCTAAAAACGATTTAGAAAAGGAAATTATTGTGTTTGACATCTTAGGAAAAAAAGTATTGCAGGCTCATTTGGTATCTAAAGAACTCAATGTTTCGGATTTGCCTCCGGGAGTTTACATTATAAAAATTAGCGAGCAAAACGCATCTACAACTCGAAAACTCATTATACGATAATATAAAAAAGCTCTTTAGAGCTTTTTTTAGTTTACAGTATTCAGCATTTTAGTAATCAGTATCATTGTAACGTGTAAATCTTGACATAAACTGAACACTAAAAAACTAAACACTGAACACTAAAAACAATATCTTTGCAAAAAAAAAGTTTTGATTACAGCCAACGATATCTTTACCATTTCGAGTCAGAAACAATTTGAAAAAATAGCATTAAAAGTGTTTCGTTTTCAGCACGAGAATAACAAAGTGTATCGTGATTTTTGTGATTTTCTAAAAGTAAATCCACAGCAGGTAAAATCATTACAGCAAATTCCTTTTTTACCCATTCAGTTTTTTAAGAGCCACGATGTAGTTTCGAATAACGATCCTGCCCAAGTTACTTTTACCAGTAGTGGTACAACCGGAATGATTACAAGCCGGCATTTAGTGACCGATGTTTCCCTATATGAGGAAAGTTACCGCAAAGGATTTTCTCAGTTTTATGGCAACATTGAAGATTACGTTGTTTTAGCCCTTTTACCATCTTATTTGGAGCGTGAAGGTTCTTCGTTAATTTATATGGTAGAAGACCTGATAAAGCTCTCGAATCAGCCTGAAAGCGGATTTTATCTGCACAATCACGATGACTTAATCAAAAAGTTAACAGAATTGGATGAAGCAGGACAAAATGTAATCTTAATTGGAGTTACTTATGCTTTGTTAGATTTAATCGAAAAGCACCAATTCAACCTTCAGAATACCATCATTATGGAAACTGGAGGAATGAAAGGAAAACGCAAAGAAATGATTCGTGAAGAATTACATGAAATCTTATGTAAAGGTTTTGGCGTTTCTTCTATTCATTCGGAATACGGAATGACCGAACTTTTGGCACAGGCATATTCTTTAGGAGAAGGTATTTTTGAATGTCCGTCCTGGATGAATATTTTGGTTCGTGATCCTGAAGATGCACTTAAATATGTAGATAATGGAAAAACCGGCGGAATCAATGTTATTGATTTAGCCAATATTAATTCCTGTTCATTCATTGCAACCCAGGATTTAGGCAAAAAATATCCCAACAACTCTTTCGAGGTATTGGGACGTTTTGATAATTCTGATATTCGTGGTTGTAATTTGATGGTGCTTTAAAAATTTTAATTGGTTTTGAAATCAATTAAAAAGTTAAACCACTCTAATCACAAAATAGTTTTTCTTTCCACTTTGCAATAACACAAACTGATTGTTGATTAAATCGTTTGTTGTCAAAGTAAAATCTTCTTTTATTTTTTCTCTGTTTACCGAAATAGAATTTGCTGTCAAAGCTCTTCTTGCTTCTCCGTTAGATTTAAAGAAACCTGTTTTTTCGTTTAAAACAGTAATAATATCCAATCCGTTTTCTAAATCTGCTTTTGCGATTTCAGCTTGTGGAACTCCGTCAAAAACTTCTAAGAATGTTGCTTCATCCAGTTTCTTCAAATCTTCAGCTGTTGAATTTCCGAATAATATATTGGATGCCTGAATTGCTTTTTCTAATTCCTCTCTGTTGTGAACAAAAACAGTAATTTCTTCAGCCAGTTTCTTTTGTAAAACTCTTAAATGCGGCGCTGTTTGATGTTCAGCAATTAATGCATCAATAGTATCTTTATCCAAGAAAGTAAAGATTTTGATATATTTCTCTGCATCAACATCTGTTGCATTTACCCAAAACTGGTAGAATTTGTATACAGAAGTTTTATCTGCATCCAACCAAACATTTCCTCCTTCAGATTTTCCGAATTTAGAACCGTCTGCTTTTGTAATCAAAGGCGTTGTCAAAGCATAAGCTTTAGCATTCTCACCTCCCATTCTGCGTACTAATTCTGTTCCTGTGGTAATATTACCCCATTGATCAGAACCTCCCATTTGCAGGACGCAATTGTTGTTTTTATATAAATGATAAAAATCGTAACCCTGAATTAACTGATATGTAAACTCCGTAAAAGACATTCCCTCGCCTTCTCCGCTAAATCTCTTTTTTACAGAATCCTTAGCCATCATATAATTTACAGTGATACGTTTTCCAACTTCACGTGCAAAATCGATAAAAGAGAATTCTTTCATCCAATCGTAGTTATTTACCATTACTGGTGCATTTGCTTCGGTTGAATTAAAATCTAAGAAACGAGACAAGACACTTTTGATTCCGGCCACGTTTTTAGCTAAAGCTTCTTCATCAAGCAAGTTTCTTTCATCAGATTTACCAGAAGGATCTCCAATCATTCCAGTTGCTCCACCTACTAAGGCAATCGGTCTGTGACCAAAATTCTTTAAGTGAACCAATAAAATAATCTGAACCATACTTCCAATATGCAGTGAATCTGCCGTTGGATCAAAACCGATATACGCAGAGGTAGCTTCTTTTAGTAATTGTTCTTCCGTTCCAGGCATACTATCATGATATAACCCGCGCCATTTTAATTCTTCAACTAGATTCTTCATTTTTTAAAATAATTTGCGCAAATGTAATCAATGTCAATGGTAATGGCAAAAAAGTCTGCCACGAAGACACTAAAGCATAAAGTATTTGTTCTTTTACTATGAAAGTATCATGTAAAATAAAAAACTTTGCGCCTTAACGCCTTTGTGGCAAAGTCCAAAAAAACCTTTGCAACTTTGTATCTCTGTAACTTTGCACCTTAAAAGCAAAAACTTATCTTTACAAAATGGTATTAGTAACTGGAGGAACTGGTTTAGTCGGCGCGCATTTATTACTTCATTTAATTGAAAATGGAGAAAATGTTCGGGCAATTTACAGAAGTCAAAACAACATCGCGAAAACCAAATCGGTTTTTGATTTTTATAAAAAAACAGATTTGTTTGAAAAGATTAATTGGCTTGAAGCCGATATTCTGGACGTTCCTTCACTTGAAACCGCTTTTATCGACATTACACAAGTTTACCATTGCGCCGCTTTGATTTCGTTTGACCCAAAAGACGAAGAAAACCTTAGAAAAACCAATATTGAAGGAACTGCAAACATGGTCAATTTTTCTATAGCCAAGGAAATAGAAAAATTCTGTTTTATAAGCTCCATTGCCGCTTTAGGTGATATTGCGCCCCACGAAACACACATTACAGAAGAAACAGACTGGAATCCCGAAAAACCGCACAGCGATTACGCCATCTCTAAATACGGAGCTGAAATGGAAGTTTGGCGCGCACAGCAAGAAGGCTTGAATGTTATTATTGTAAATCCGGGTGTTATTTTAGGCCCGCCAAAAATGATGCATGTTTTTGAACAAGGAAGTAGTGAGATTTATCAAAAAGTAGCAAAAGGCCTTTCGTTTTATACTCTTGGAAGCACTGGTTTCATTACTGTTGATGATGTTGCCGCAATAACTTTTAAATTAATGAAAAGTGACATCGTAAACGAACGCTTTACTTTAATTGCAGATAATATAGTTTTCAAAGATATTCTGGATACTGTTGCTGATACTTTAAAAGTAAAAAGACCTCATATTCATGCTAAACCATTTTTCATGAATACTTTATGGATTTTGGATGGAATATTTTCAACTTTATTTTTCAAAAAAAGAAGTATTACCAAAGCAACTGCAAAAGCTTCTTATTCTAAAAATTT is a window of Flavobacterium crocinum DNA encoding:
- a CDS encoding T9SS type A sorting domain-containing protein, which gives rise to MAKNYFYITFLLAFFFTVSVSAQDSKQLPKPQESTSIEGLSLYPNPVTNGKVYISSKNDLEKEIIVFDILGKKVLQAHLVSKELNVSDLPPGVYIIKISEQNASTTRKLIIR
- a CDS encoding LuxE/PaaK family acyltransferase gives rise to the protein MITANDIFTISSQKQFEKIALKVFRFQHENNKVYRDFCDFLKVNPQQVKSLQQIPFLPIQFFKSHDVVSNNDPAQVTFTSSGTTGMITSRHLVTDVSLYEESYRKGFSQFYGNIEDYVVLALLPSYLEREGSSLIYMVEDLIKLSNQPESGFYLHNHDDLIKKLTELDEAGQNVILIGVTYALLDLIEKHQFNLQNTIIMETGGMKGKRKEMIREELHEILCKGFGVSSIHSEYGMTELLAQAYSLGEGIFECPSWMNILVRDPEDALKYVDNGKTGGINVIDLANINSCSFIATQDLGKKYPNNSFEVLGRFDNSDIRGCNLMVL
- the tyrS gene encoding tyrosine--tRNA ligase; the protein is MKNLVEELKWRGLYHDSMPGTEEQLLKEATSAYIGFDPTADSLHIGSMVQIILLVHLKNFGHRPIALVGGATGMIGDPSGKSDERNLLDEEALAKNVAGIKSVLSRFLDFNSTEANAPVMVNNYDWMKEFSFIDFAREVGKRITVNYMMAKDSVKKRFSGEGEGMSFTEFTYQLIQGYDFYHLYKNNNCVLQMGGSDQWGNITTGTELVRRMGGENAKAYALTTPLITKADGSKFGKSEGGNVWLDADKTSVYKFYQFWVNATDVDAEKYIKIFTFLDKDTIDALIAEHQTAPHLRVLQKKLAEEITVFVHNREELEKAIQASNILFGNSTAEDLKKLDEATFLEVFDGVPQAEIAKADLENGLDIITVLNEKTGFFKSNGEARRALTANSISVNREKIKEDFTLTTNDLINNQFVLLQSGKKNYFVIRVV
- a CDS encoding NAD-dependent epimerase/dehydratase family protein; this encodes MVLVTGGTGLVGAHLLLHLIENGENVRAIYRSQNNIAKTKSVFDFYKKTDLFEKINWLEADILDVPSLETAFIDITQVYHCAALISFDPKDEENLRKTNIEGTANMVNFSIAKEIEKFCFISSIAALGDIAPHETHITEETDWNPEKPHSDYAISKYGAEMEVWRAQQEGLNVIIVNPGVILGPPKMMHVFEQGSSEIYQKVAKGLSFYTLGSTGFITVDDVAAITFKLMKSDIVNERFTLIADNIVFKDILDTVADTLKVKRPHIHAKPFFMNTLWILDGIFSTLFFKKRSITKATAKASYSKNLYSNEKIKTALRTVFTDVHYYIKNSFI